Part of the Desulfovibrio sp. ZJ209 genome, TGAAGGTGCGCGGGCCGGGCATGAACACGGCGAGCACGTCGTCAAGCTCTTCCCCGTGCCTGTCCAGCATGCGGCCGCGGTGCAGCCGCCAAGGCTCGAAATTCTCAAAGCCCGGCGACAGGGAAAGGAAGACGCGCGCCAGCACCTCCTTGGCCTTGGGGCCGGAAATGCGCACGATGCCGATGCCCCCGGCGCCCGGCGGCGTGGCTATGGCGGCGATGGTGCTCATGCGCCCTCCGGGAAAGGGGCCGCTAGGCGCCCTCGGGCCGGCGCCGCGAAATGACCACCCGCTTCAGGGGGCCATCCCCGGAGCTCCGGGTCTGGAGGTCGTCCGCATCCTGGAGGGCGAGATGGATGATGCGCCGATGGTAGGAGGAAAGCGGCCGCGTGGAATAGGGGCGCCCGGTGGCGCGGGCCTTTTCGGCCAGGCTCAGGGCCACGGCGCGCAATTTCTCGTCCTGGCGCAGGCGGTAATCGCCGATGTCGAGCTGCACGCGCACGGCCGCGTTCATGCCGTGCGAGACCATGCGCGAGGCCAGGTACTGCAAGGCCGCGAGCGTCTGCCCCTCGCGGCCGATGAGCAGGCCGGCCTCGCCGCTCCAGTCCACATTGGCGCGCACGCGGCCGTCCTCCACGCGCACGGTCACGGGCACGCGGCCACCGGTGATGGGCCGCACGAGCTCCTTGACCGTCTCTTCGGTGAGGCTCTGGAGGCGTTCCGCGTCCAGCTCTTCCAGCGGGGTGCGCGGCAGGCCCTCGGGCGCGTCGTCGGCGTCGAGGTCAGGCGCGGGCGCGCCCGGTGCGTGCGCCTCGGGGGAAGGGTGGGTGGCATGCGAAGGGTGGCTCGCCGGCGCGGGGGCCGGGCTCTCCTCCACCGCTTCCCCTGGTGCCGCGGCGCGGGGCGCCGGCAGGGAAGCTCCGGGGCGCCCCTGCTGGGGGCGCCCTGCGGGGCGCGCGGGGCTTGCGCTTTCCGGCTCTTCCGGCGCTGGGGCGGTCTCGGTGGCCTTGGCCTTGGGCTCAGGCTCCCTCGGCGCGGGTTCGGCTTCCGGGGCCGGCGTTTCCTTTTCCACGGCGCTCGTTTCGGGCGCATCATCCCTTTCGGCCTTGTGAGGCCGGCGCTCGGCGCGAGACTTTTTGGGCTGCCCGCGGGGGGCGCGGCCCTCCTCCTCGCTGGCGGCAGCACGCTGGCCGCCCCGGGGGCCGAGCACGCTTTCCACGGCCTCGCGCAACTGCACGCGGCGGGCGCGCACCTTGGCCTTGCGCGCGCCCACGATGCCGAAGATGCCGGTCTTGGCGTCCTGCACGATCTCGATCTCGAGCCGCTCCCGCGGCGAGTCGAAATAGGCGCAGGCTTCCGCTATGGCGCTGTCGAGGTCCTTGCCCTGGAACTCCTTGAATCCGTCCATACGTATAAGCCTCGCCGGAGCGGCCGCGCCGGCCGCCCCGTTTTCGCTATTTTGCGGCGGGCGCCTTCTGGGGCGTCTTGCCGCCGTGTTTGAGCTTCCGCATCATGAGCCACTGCTGGAAGATGGAGAGGATGTTGTTCACCAGCCAGTAGAGCACGAGGCCCGACGGGAAGTTGAGGAAGAGCACGGTGAAGATGAGCGGCAGGAAGAGCATGATCTTCTGCTGCATGGGGTCGGCCGGGGGCGGGCTCATGCGCTGCTGGAGGAACATGGTGATGCCCATGATGATGGGCGTGATGTAGAGCGGGTCCTTGGCCGAGAGGTCGGCGAGCCAGATGATGTCCGTGCCCGGCAGATAGGTGATGAAGGAGGCGTGCCGAAGCGCGATGGACGTGAGCAGTGCCTGGTACAGGCCGAAGAAGACCGGGAGCTGGATGAGGATGGGCACGCAGCCGCTGGCCGGGTTGACGCCGTAGGTCTTGTAGAGCGCCATGACCTCCTTGTTCATCTCCTCGCGGTTGCCCTTGTACTTCTCGCGGATGGCCAGCATCATGGGCTGGAGCTGCTTCATCTTTTCCATGGAGGCGTAGC contains:
- a CDS encoding protein jag; this translates as MDGFKEFQGKDLDSAIAEACAYFDSPRERLEIEIVQDAKTGIFGIVGARKAKVRARRVQLREAVESVLGPRGGQRAAASEEEGRAPRGQPKKSRAERRPHKAERDDAPETSAVEKETPAPEAEPAPREPEPKAKATETAPAPEEPESASPARPAGRPQQGRPGASLPAPRAAAPGEAVEESPAPAPASHPSHATHPSPEAHAPGAPAPDLDADDAPEGLPRTPLEELDAERLQSLTEETVKELVRPITGGRVPVTVRVEDGRVRANVDWSGEAGLLIGREGQTLAALQYLASRMVSHGMNAAVRVQLDIGDYRLRQDEKLRAVALSLAEKARATGRPYSTRPLSSYHRRIIHLALQDADDLQTRSSGDGPLKRVVISRRRPEGA